One genomic segment of Ricinus communis isolate WT05 ecotype wild-type chromosome 3, ASM1957865v1, whole genome shotgun sequence includes these proteins:
- the LOC125369421 gene encoding zinc-finger homeodomain protein 2-like, translating to MESDNTKDLYKECLRNHAASLGSYATDGCGEFTLDDTSPSSLQCAACGCHRNFHRKVTYSSSRSRNIHPPETTVMELMDYADAGRRLPPMVVESAGEGERSGGKSKRFRTKFTVEQKEKMLAFAEKLRWKLQRKDEEDEVERFCRGVGVSRQVFKVWMHNHKNSTSSSSASTGNASSLTTQ from the coding sequence ATGGAAAGTGATAACACAAAGGATCTATACAAAGAATGCCTGAGAAATCATGCCGCCAGCCTCGGCAGCTATGCCACCGACGGATGTGGGGAATTTACTCTTGACGACACTTCACCTTCATCCCTCCAATGTGCTGCGTGCGGCTGCCACCGCAATTTCCACCGCAAGGTGACATACAGCAGTAGCAGGAGTCGCAACATCCACCCTCCAGAGACGACAGTGATGGAGTTGATGGACTACGCCGATGCGGGCAGGAGGCTGCCGCCAATGGTGGTTGAGTCTGCAGGAGAAGGGGAAAGAAGCGGTGGAAAGAGCAAGCGGTTCAGGACAAAGTTTACAGTAGAGCAGAAAGAGAAGATGCTGGCATTTGCAGAAAAGTTAAGATGGAAGTTGCAGAGAAAAGATGAGGAAGATGAAGTTGAGAGGTTTTGTAGAGGAGTTGGAGTGAGTAGACAGGTTTTTAAAGTTTGGATGCATAATCATAAGAACTCtacctcttcttcttctgcctCTACTGGAAATGCATCTTCCCTAACCACTCAGTGA